The Deinococcus wulumuqiensis R12 genome has a window encoding:
- a CDS encoding ferritin-like domain-containing protein, with translation MTMPYHTLNDLYVSLLRDLYSAEQQLLIALPVMAQSAVTPKLKEGFELHLTQTQEHVKRLEKIFSGLGESPLGKVSGAMLGLVREGNEIIIGNEPGIVRDAALIMAAQRVEHLEIASYGTAATYAGLLGEEKAAKLLETTLKEEEETDQQLTVVASAINPKAV, from the coding sequence ATGACCATGCCCTATCACACTCTCAATGACCTATACGTCTCTCTTCTGCGTGACCTTTACTCCGCGGAGCAGCAACTGCTCATCGCGCTTCCCGTGATGGCGCAGTCGGCGGTGACGCCAAAGCTGAAAGAAGGCTTCGAACTCCACCTGACGCAGACGCAAGAACATGTCAAGCGCCTGGAAAAGATCTTCTCTGGTTTGGGCGAGTCTCCGCTCGGCAAGGTCAGCGGCGCGATGCTCGGGCTGGTGAGGGAAGGTAACGAAATCATCATCGGCAACGAGCCGGGCATCGTGCGCGACGCCGCCCTGATCATGGCTGCGCAGCGGGTCGAGCACCTGGAAATCGCCAGCTACGGCACCGCCGCCACCTATGCGGGTCTGCTGGGTGAGGAGAAGGCGGCCAAACTGCTGGAAACCACCCTGAAGGAAGAGGAAGAAACCGACCAACAGCTCACGGTAGTGGCCAGCGCGATCAATCCCAAAGCGGTCTAA